A stretch of DNA from Pseudopipra pipra isolate bDixPip1 chromosome 1, bDixPip1.hap1, whole genome shotgun sequence:
TTGGGTTCAAAAAAGGCCATATCCACATCAATGGCCACCACCTGTGGATCAAAACAACCCATGAGAtctggcacagcacagaccGTAGAACGGGGCTGAGCAGGCGTTCTTTGCTCCTTGCTTCTGGAAATGTTGTGTAAGAGCATCTGCCAGTGAGGAACTGGGATCAAAATGAAAGGGCCTTATTTCACTTAACTGAGCCGCACTAGCCTTATAAATAccactttttaaacaaaaacagcCAATGTTTATGACACTGGGAGTGGGAAAATTATTTGTGGGCAATATGCCTCCCTGAGATCAATTGGATTGATTTGCTTTAAGCTGGAACTATTCATCCTGAAAACTGATTTACTTGCTGGTGCAGCATATGCAGATGGCACCTTaagcttttaattttatgaTGGTGCACAGTTATCCATGGGCCAGGTGGTATCACTTCACAACTCAGCATTCAGACTAAACCCCTGACTCTGCCTCTGTGGAGGGGAGCAGTGGCACGCCCAGGGTTAGCTGCACCTGGTACTGCTCCAGCAAACCTACCCCTGTATTCAGTGGTTTTGAGTCTGTTCAGCTGCAGAAAGACATCTCTAACTTCGCTGAAAGCTGGTTCTGGCTTTGCCCAGTCCTGTTTGCTATGGTTTGACACACTTACTGTGCACAGTTCTTGTTCTGCTTGTCCAGAAATACGTCCCATAGCAGAGTCCAGCCAGAAGCTGgtcacagcagaaaaaacatGACTGAAGGGATCAATCACTTTTCTCATCCTGACACAAGGATCACAAAAGCAGTGAATATATAGCACAAAGTGGTTTGCAGAactgctgcctgtgttgggggTGAGACCACTCTGGGAGCAAAGGGCTGTAGTCCCAGTTTCCGCCAATGTCACTCCATCCATGAATGCTCcacttaaaaaaatctcagcaataaagaggaaaaggaattcAGTAAGGGGATGGCAGCTGCTTGATTTGAGACAAACTGTAGGTGACCACAGGGAAAGCAGCCTGCTTCCAGAGTCATCATGGATGTGCAATCAGTGAATGTTCACAGCTGCTTTTCACACTTAAATTGGGGATGCTCCCTTGCAGCATCTAACACACATTTTCCTTGAGGAAAATATCTGGGACCTGGGCAAAGCAGAGTTACTTGGGCTCAAATGGTAGTCTAATTTTTAAGATTCAACCACCCAAATAATGGGGGAAACTGAACTGTGTGACTGGAACAGCACCTGGATCAACACCAGGAACTAAAGATGTCTGGTTTGGTAGAAGCCCAAATAAACCTTCCATGGGCAGAAAAAGAACATGGTCTAATCTTCATTTTATTCTAGTCCTCTTTCCCTAGGGAAAAATCTTGAAGAAATGAGGCATAGCTTAAAAACTCAACTATTTTTAGGCTTTTTGGAGCTTATGATGATGACATATCCTAAGGAATTTCACACATTCGAACAggcaaatctttttttttcttttcttctttacttcCTTAAGCTTTCTCCTGTTTTGCTGTTCAGTTCTTTGGAGAAGAGACCGTGAAAGCAGTGCAGGGTTTCCCCAGTCATAGGATTGCTGCATCAGCTCCCAGGTGGGGTCTTTGCCAGCACTGAGTACATTTGACCGTTCGATCCACTGCTCTGCTAGGAAAACGAGCCCTGGTTCCCAAACATACAGCTGCCAAAGGGTTCAGCGGCTTCACTGAAGTTTATCTGTTACAAAAATGTAGTGTGGGCATCCAGCCAATCCCCGTGAAAACAGATCTGGGTGACACTACCTATGATCAGCTACATTTTGGTGGGGTTTGTTATGATCACAATTGATGAAGAAGGTACCTCGGGAATTGCAGCAAGGACCCAACTTGGTTCCTGACCTGATTTAATGTCATGTTTAAGGTGCTGTAATCTTTCCAGTTCTCTTTGAGGTGGGCATAAAAGAGGAAGCTCTCCCAGAGCACTGTGCATTCACCCGAAACCTCCTTCCAACTCCGCACCTTATGGCAGCTCCATGGCAGCTTAAAATTCTCCTGGATGATCTACCAGGCAGtgacctctcctctcctttgctGCAGGAGAGCAAGCAAAGGCTGGAGTGAGAGCTGGAGCCTTATCCCCACCACTTGAAAATAATCCTCAAAGTGAAACTGCTGCACTCTAGGCACATTTCTTTGGGCTTTAGGGGTCTCATTACTCCAATAAGGAATAGCGGTACTATTAtgggttttattattttcctataCAGAGCACAGGAAACcagcaagtgaaaaaaatctcttaaacATAAGGGACAAAAAAGAGGCTGACTTACTGTGTTCCCATTCTGCAACTGGTTGGTAAAACTACATAGAATTTCTGCTTCTTACTCTGCTTCCTCCATCACTGATTAGAAACTCTCTGTCCTGTCCCCCACTCTCTGTCCTTCTCCTCACCCTCAGCTGTCTGACTGTATCTCCTGCCTCTCAGCCTGATGGCGCAATACCACCAAGCTATAAGTAATGTACAACTGGGAGAGCCATGTGTGAGCAGCaattcattttttcttaattaattcTCCTAGgaaatattaaattttcatATTTACCTATACCAGAAAATGTCTGTTGTCTCTTTGGACCCCAGAAGTCACTGGAAGATCCTGGCAAAGCAAGACTCACCAAAAGGACTCGTGAGGGAAGACATATCCAgcattcttcctcttttcctaaATGAAATCTCTTTTCCTGTAAGAAGGCTGTAAACCAGATGCTCTGGTGTGTGCTCATCCACAGACAGCTGTAGCCCTGTGCAACTGAGAAAGCTGGGCAAAGCCTGCCTGGAGGAACTTCTGCTATACCTGGCTTTGCCTAAATACTGGTACAGCTTATTTTAGTTTCTTGCTGTAGCTCCTCACTTGTTCCCTATTCAGCTGCCGTACTGCACCTGAATAAAcagtgggaggggagagaagggtgAAGGGAAAGCACTCTAACTGCTTCTAATGGCTCTATGTTTAGGCAATGTTTATCTAGTACTCTGAAGATACAAGTGTAATATTAACTCTCAGTGAGTACTAAAAATAGTATTAAAGTGGCCGAAAATGCTTTATATTCAGTAAGAGTGCAGAAAGTCCACTGATGTCACTGCAAATTGGGAGCCTAGTTCAAACACTTACTCACTGCACAGTGCCTCCAGTCTGTAGACACAATTCCAACTGAACTCAGAGGAATTTCTGTCCACAGAAGAATGTGAGATACATGCAGCAATGTGGTGCTGAGCTACGTCACTATTTCGAAAACATGCATAGCTACTCAGGTCTGAGTTACAGCTGTGCAAGGAAAAGTCAAAAGAGTTAACAGTAGCAGGAACTTTCCTGTCGCTGTCCTTGGAGAATTTCCAGACCAGATAATCTGAACATTGAAACACAAATGTGCATGCTTGGATGTGGGGAGTTCCCCTTGTGTCAGACCAGAGAATTCAGCCTTAGTTTTCAAATTCAAacagttttttcctttcagcatcACTACCAAAAATAGTTGCCATGACTCAAATTACAGCTTCATTCACAGATTTTGAGATCCCCTTGCCTTCAGGAGGCATCCCTCGCCACATCCAAGGGACCCTGTCAGTACCAGTGCCTTTGAGGAgttgaaacaaaacagaagtaaGCAAGCAGTTCTCAAAACAAGCAGCAGGATTTAGTGGTCTGAAACGTGGCTGTTCACACtgtaaagcagaaaagaagcagAGGATCTCCCCTGTTGCTTGTAAATGCATTGGTTTTGCAAAACCTTGGCCAAAAGCTGTATGAGGAGGGAAGTGTCATTTTTACACAGCCACCTTCAGACCAGACTTTGACTTCAAATTGCTGCAACACCATTCCAAAGATGTAACTTACCGTAAGATCATGCCTGATAGCAAAATTTTCTGGTTTGATGTCACACAGGTGGAGTCGGTGAGAGAAATCATTATCAAAATGCTGCACCATGTCCAGAAAGCTGAGTGCAATGTCAGTGATGGCTCTCACCCTGCTTTTGTGTCCGGTAAGGGAGGGACCGATCAcgttttccaagggaaaaagaGTTTTGTGCCAGGCATGTCCAGCTGTGAGATACTCCACAGCATAAAAGTGTCCACAAGAGCCAATAATTCGTAGCACATGTTTGCTGAAGTCCTGCAGCAAACTGAAGTAGATATATTCTTCCTGCTGGAGCAAGGACCACATGCTGGCCACCTGTGCTTTCCAACGTGGTCCCTTTTTCCTTGTCCACAGGGGCCCCATGGTACTATTAGACAGTTCTAGCCCCAAGGCATTTTTGACCTCCAAAGCTACCATCAGCAGAAGCTCAGTTTCAGGTATATCCTGTGTTTCCACCTCCTCCAGCATACTGAGGTGCTGGTAGCTGGAAAAGACTTcttttttggatttcagtatgATGGGCTGGCCTCTCCAATCGGCCTGAATGACCTTCTTACCTCTGTCATAGTAAAGGCAGTGTTTGTACACCAGCTTCTGTGCCACGCACAGGTCTTCACAGAGGTCACCAGTCAGGGCTCCGCTGCTGTAGTCAAGACACTGGAGTGAAAGAGCAGAATATTCATAGCAGAACCATATGCCCATGGACCACGTAGAAGAAAGACAAATAATGAGCAACAGTCCTAAGCTCAAGAGGTTTGCAGCAGTCATGGAACCACAAACACACACCTTCTACAGCCGTTGGGTCACTCAATAGTTTTTCAGAAATCTCTAGAGACCTTTTACCAGGGGAGTCTTGCTTCGAAACAGGGATTCTTGGGATGGTAAAGGACAGGATTTTCAGGGGCGAGGAAATGGACTAAATGACCTGTTACCTTGAAGTGTTTTACACATATGAGTTCAGCGAGACAAACTTTAAACACACGTGTCTGTGCCATATGAAATGATGGGCTGTAACACTTTAAGGCACAGGAGATAACTTCCATAGTAATGCAAGACTTCTCTGGAAGGTTCAGGGGAGCATGAATTAGACCTCCACTTAAACTACAGGAAAATCCATGGCTAGCTGGATTTTTGGTTTCTTCCACAGTCCTGCATGTTTCAGCCTTGCACTCAACATGCCCTGAACGAAGCTGTCCTAACCTCCTCCTGCCCtaccaggaaacacagaggttGTGCTCAATGCCTTTTGGACCAAGAACTTTCAGAATCTTAAAATATAtactatattttattattaaaacaaTAATCTGCAGAACAAACTGACTTTTCAGGTTTTATATGTAATTATCAGAAgtgaaattttaatattaattgcTTGAATACTTAATTTTGTTTGTAGCTGTAAAGAAATAACCCCATGGAAGCAAGGAAACTGTTGCTTGATAGTTAAGTGGTCATTGCAAATTCATACAAGAACTGCAAGGATTCCCTCACCAATCCTTCCCTCAACCCATAATTGTTTCCATGATATCATTTCCAAAAGTGGAGGCAGTCGATACATTCCTATAGACATTCAGAAGTGCAGCTGTAGGGACTGCTTTGAGTGAATCAGTAGAGGGGATGATCAGAGGTCTCTGGTGAAAGGGGAAGAGATGAGGTGGTGTAGAAAGCCAAACATCTGGGAGGCAGCTTGACAGTGTCAGCCACCTTCACTTCTTTCTGGCATTTGAACCTTCATTTAAACAAGTTGGCAGGACCCCCTGCATGTGGAGACCTTGCAGTGGCTGCCTGAGCCCCACCTCACTTGTGACTTGCTGTTACATACACAAAGAACATGATCATAACATTcaagtaaattattttcttaggaCAGTCTATGAGGTGTGTACACCAGAAGAATATGTTCTGATGCCAAGCAACATTTGGAGTTCAACCTTAAACAACACACAGGGGAATGGATGGAGGATTAAGTCCAAAATCCAAGAATGGTGATAAATTGACTGCAACAGCTCCCTGAGGGCAGTTCAGACAGggataaaattatttatattttgatgTTCTCACAGGCCAAATGAGAACAGTCATTGCCAGCAAGGAGAGCCAGGTAGGCAAACTCTTGCATGAGTGTTCTGACCCTGAGTCCACACATGTGAATCACACACGCATCTGCATCGACATCAACATCAGGATGGCCAAGCAGACTCACTGGGCTGTCTGCAGACTTCAGAGCATGCAGATCAATGCTCCTGCTTTTGAAAATCCACTCCTATGAATTTAATACAATTTTACTCTACCTTTTTAAATAGGAAACATAGTTTTCTTAGCAAAAGTAGTTTAGCAGTTCTTACCATCTGGAACTCTAAGCAATATTAGAAAGAGAATTACAAACAGAaggaatttggggggttttcttTGGATTGTAAGTATAAGCACGTTTAAAACTCTGTTGAGAGACCACAACCTAACTCTTTTCTGCTACAGTAAGAGAATTTAGGACTTAGTCATGTAATTGGGTTCACATGGGTGAACACATGCCCCCATGGACAGTTTTAGTGTGGTCCATCAAGTTCACTCTTAGAGGGTCCACATGCATAGACCTCTTACATCTAGAACACATGTCCATCACCTGTAGTCAAACATGTAAATGTGTATCTTATTTTCTTGCATTGACATCATGTCATTCTTAATCACGTTAATGAGAAAAAGTAGTTGTGGAAAAAGCAGTCTTGCATTTCACAGACACAGGAGACAAGTCCTTTTTGAACCTGGTTGCTGTTTAGGACTTGTCTGctgttttttcagtttaacCTATAAATCTTTCATTATTAACCTAGTATCTGACAAAGAATGTCTAATTCATAGTATTCTTTACAATGACCTTGTGCAGTGTTTTGCAAACTAGGATGTGTGGAAGAAAACTTGATCAAGGAGTTCATGGTCTCACAGTGATGAAACACAGAGCGGCCTTCCAGATGTAACATTCTCTGCTCGTCACCAAAGCAAGCAAAGATTTCAAAAAGGTTCCCTCAAGTAAGCAATCAAGAAGTTTGAACTATTTTCTATCATAGATATTTTCTATCTATGCCTTTTAGACATAGTCTGCACTGGTAGTTCATCTTGAAGCAATTATTTGACCCTTACATCCTTTCCAAAGACATACAGTTTTACAAGACCATTTTCCATCATATTGGCATAGCACTATTGTGCTCCCCAGAGTATTAGCTTGCATTTTACTGTGTTAAAACACATTCTGGTGGACTGAAAACATTTAACCAGGTGATAGAGATTTATTATTTACTAACCCAGGAACCTTTGCACTAACTGCAAACTTCACTGTACAAGATTGTAATTCATCACGGTGATTGTTGATAAAAAGAAGAATCAATTCCCCAGGGAAATCTTTCAGAAATGGTCCTCCATGCTGCCACTCCTGTCTTAATGGCTGCATTTTGAGATCTGTCAATGAGACAGTTTTAAATCTACTTAATGATTGCCCTTTGAATGCCACTAAGTGccagatttttaaaactaaaatatgaAAGTGACACCAAGCCAAAATCCTTATAGAGAAGCAGCTGTActacagaaaaatgcaaacacaaGTATGGTTTGGATTTGCTTGTATGTTTCTGATTAAATTTGGCTACATAATTTTTAATGCCCTTAGTGCACTTATCAAGATAAGTTCGGAAAAGCTGGGTTTAAATTAACGTAAAAGCTTAAATTAATGTAAACCCTGCTAAGgatttatataaatttaaataactCACTGTACCACCATCAGTGGCCTGAGACTGATGTTCTGCCTTGTTAGCTAGTACTTCTCCTGTGTAAATGCAATACTGAGCCAGGTTTGGAAGGCATCAAAATTAATTGATTTctccagaggaaacagaaattGATTGCTATGATTTAGTGTGTTCAGTGTAAATGAAGATGAGATTGGCATTAGgaaagagtgattttttttttttgagagagttCAAATTGGTTCCTGCAAAATGCCCTGTGCCACTTCTGCCTTGTCAGTGCAGTACACACCTGCACAGATGTACATCTTACTCAGAATAAGGAAATAAACCCTTTGGAAATGCCACTTGCTAGGGCATTTTCACCAACTTGCTTAAAATAGCTCATCTAATCTCCTACTGAAAATATGACAGATGACTAGAAAGATAGTTTTTCTTAGAGGCTGATTTTTGCTTAATAAAGAGCGTGAGACTCAAATTATCGGGTTATTTGTTTCATAGATAATTGCACTTTTATAACTGCAAAACTCATGCCTTGCTCAGAAGATGTCGAAAGACTTATTTGTGGGCTGATGAAGATGAGCTCGTTTTCTAATTATTCCACTAGAAGGACAATCCCTTTCTAACATCATCTAGGAAAGCTGTTGCTTTACAAACCTTAATGGTAGTACTGAAGACTTACCTACAGAGATAGACGAGCACAGCAACCTCAGCTACTCTTCCTCTGGAAGGAGGGTCTGTAACTGAGCTATCACTCAGTGAATAGAGACAACTTTCCAAGCTTGCGCCTGAAATCTGATCCCTGCCTGGGCTTTTGAAGGCGTGCCTAACCGTCTCCAAACTGAAGAACAGCAACAAGTCTCAGTCCATCTCTTTACTGGCGAGTGTGATGGCAAGGACCTAGacctccctgagcttggcggccCCGTGCTCCTCCATATCTCAGTGATCTTCCCAACCACGTAAGGAGGAGGCAGAAATCATTCCTTCAGCTGCAAACCTGAGCTCAGCTGTACTTCAAGCTGGCTACTGCGGTAAAGAAACTGGAACTCACTGCCATTAAAAACACTCTGTTAGGACCACTGCCTATACTTGCACTTTCTTTATTATACAGAATTAAGGAAATCTATGATCAGCTTTTTGCTTGCTTGCAATAATAGATTATTTAATTCCCATTAGGATTCCTCTCTTCCCACCTAACCGTTGGCAGTACAGATACCCTcattaagaaacaaaattaaactcAAAGCATTAAACCAAGCTACTTCTCTTCTCAAAGGATTTCCCACACAATCCTAAATCTCTTTATTACTATTTCTAAGGgaaattttcattaatattttcttgaattttGAGTAATCGCACCTTTCACGCCAGACATAAAGAAGGCGATACAAGCTGCCTGGCACTTTTGAAAGATGACTTTTGTCCATAGACATTTTCggctaaaaacaaaacaaacaaacaaagaaaaaaaaaagaaacaacacccGGAGGAAGGTTTCCCCCCGCTCCGGAGCGTGCGGCACGCCGAGCTGCCCTTTCCAAAGAGCTTGGGCAGCTCACCCGCATCCCACGCCAGGGATCCGGCCCGCCGCCTGCACCTGACCTCGCCTCggggagggaagcagggagggagggaaagagggagggaaagaggaaaggaggtAAGGAGGCAGCCACCCGCCCGTGTGCACCGTGGGGCGCCGGTAATGCGGCACCTCCGGCGGccggagctggggaggggcgGCACGGCCGGCAGCGGTGCTCGGCTCAGCGCAGCCCCGACGGACCGCCGGCACCCCGTCCTGCCGGGCGATGCCCCGCGTCCCGCCGGGGCACGTACCAGCCTGGCCAGGATCCGGTGGCTTTTCTCGTCCGTGCAGCGCTCGGAGAAGACGCTCCTGTGGAAGAGGAACAGCGCAGCGCTCACCACCACCCAGCAGGCAGcccagaggaggagcagcagcagggcgCATCGCCGCCAGATTTTGAGCCGCAGTCTCTTTAAGCCCGGGATGCCCCTCATCGTCGCTCCGGGACTGGGCTGGGGCGGCCGCTTCAGCTGCTGCGGCCCCGAGCGAGCGGCGGTGGCGGGGGCCGGGGGCTCCGAGCTGCGCCCCACGCACGCCCgtcccgctccccgcccgcgCCCATCGCCCCCCGCACCGCCGCCGGGATGCGCGt
This window harbors:
- the DIPK1C gene encoding divergent protein kinase domain 1C; the protein is MRGIPGLKRLRLKIWRRCALLLLLLWAACWVVVSAALFLFHRSVFSERCTDEKSHRILARLCLDYSSGALTGDLCEDLCVAQKLVYKHCLYYDRGKKVIQADWRGQPIILKSKKEVFSSYQHLSMLEEVETQDIPETELLLMVALEVKNALGLELSNSTMGPLWTRKKGPRWKAQVASMWSLLQQEEYIYFSLLQDFSKHVLRIIGSCGHFYAVEYLTAGHAWHKTLFPLENVIGPSLTGHKSRVRAITDIALSFLDMVQHFDNDFSHRLHLCDIKPENFAIRHDLTVVAIDVDMAFFEPKMRDILEQNCTGDEDCNFFDCFSKCNLKIRKCGAQRANNNLQVICDKIFRHWFSPNLRGPLVSLPLQLQLQKAVQECAQPGHMDAAGHQRTLKSLSELYHLLQVTRQELQRAE